A genomic window from Streptococcus sanguinis includes:
- a CDS encoding accessory Sec-dependent serine-rich glycoprotein adhesin, which produces MFFKRQKGKYHEVERVTRFKLIKSGKHWLRAATSQFGLFRSMRGGGLSSIELKVTEEQVTDKKSGIDFLRGIVATGAVLGGAIVTNTIVHAEEDQALEKVIDTTDVLATRGETVLGEESSAAEAATATASSHTESESVSDTSSASASASVSASISASISASESMSQSSSASVSASTSQSVSESLSVSESLSVSSSTSDSVSASTSASASASESVSASQTSTTSTSESAKSESGQQSTEASSQTGRRRTRRDVANAVDTEAPQVKSGDYVVYRGESFEFYVETTDNSGQVNRVVIRNVEGGANSTFLSPNWVKYSTENLGQPGNATVQNPLLTRMFGEVPTDTVIGFYTRYIVAWDPSGNATPMVDNANRNGLERFILTVKSQNEKYDPADPSITYVNDVSRLSTTERNAVAAAVRAANPEIPAAARITVSPDGTVTITYPDSSTDTIPANRVVKDLASSRSALTSASTSASTSASVSASTSASTSASVSASTSASASASVSASTSASTSASVSASTSASTSASVSASTSASTSASVSASTSASTSASVSASTSASTSASVSASTSASTSASVSASTSASTSASVSASTSASTSASVSASTSASTSASVSASTSASTSASVSASTSASTSASVSASTSASTSASVSASTSASTSASVSASTSASTSASVSASTSASTSASVSASTSASTSASVSASTSASTSASVSASTSASTSASVSASTSASTSASVSASTSASMSASVSASTSASTSASTSASTSASTSASVSASTSASTSASVSASTSASTSASVSASTSASTSASVSASTSASTSASVSASTSASTSASVSASTSASTSASVSASTSASTSASVSASTSASTSASVSASTSASTSASVSASTSASTSASVSASTSASTSASVSASTSASTSASVSASTSASTSASVSASTSASTSASVSASTSASTSASVSASESASTSASVSASTSASTSASVSASTSASTSASVSASTSASTSASVSASTSASTSASVSASTSASTSASVSASTSASTSASVSASTSASTSASVSASTSASTSASVSASTSASTSASISASTSASTSASVSASESASTSASVSASTSASTSASVSASTSASTSASVSASTSASTSASVSASTSASTSASVSASTSASTSASVSASTSASTSASVSASTSASTSASVSASTSASTSASVSASTSASTSASVSASTSASTSASVSASTSASTSASVSASTSASTSASVSASTSASTSASVSASTSASTSASVSASTSASTSASVSASTSASTSASVSASTSASTSASVSASTSASTSASVSASTSASTSASVSASTSASTSASVSASTSASTSASVSASTSASTSASVSASTSASTSASVSASTSASTSASVSASTSASTSASVSASTSASTSASVSASTSASTSASVSASTSASTSASVSASTSASTSASVSASTSASTSASVSASTSASTSASVSASTSASTSASVSASTSASTSASVSASTSASTSASVSASTSASTSASVSASTSASTSASVSASESASTSASVSASTSASTSASVSASTSASTSASVSASTSASTSASVSASTSASTSASVSASTSASTSASVSASTSASTSASVSASTSASTSASVSASTSASTSASVSASTSASTSASVSASTSASTSASVSASTSASTSASVSASTSASTSASVSASASASTSASVSASTSASTSASLSASTSASTSASVSASTSASTSASVSASTSASTSASLSASTSASTSASVSASTSASTSASVSASESASTSASVSASTSASTSASVSASISASTSASVSASTSASTSASVSASTSASTSASVSASTSASTSASVSASTSASTSASVSASTSASTSASVSASTSASTSASVSASTSASTSASVSASTSALTSASVSASTSASTSASVSASTSASTSASVSASTSASTSASVSASTSASTSASVSASTSASTSASVSASTSASTSASVSASTSASTSASVSASTSASTSASISASTSASTSASVSASTSASTSASVSASTSASTSASVSASTSASTSASVSASTSASTSASVSASESASTSASVSASTSASTSASVSASTSASTSASVSASTSASTSASVSASTSASTSASVSASTSASTSASVSASTSASTSASVSASTSASTSASVSASTSASTSASVSASTSASTSASVSASTSASTSASVSASTSASTSASVSASTSASTSASVSASTSASTSASVSASTSASTSASVSASTSASTSASVSASESASTSASVSASESASTSASVSASESASTSASVSASTSASTSASVSASTSASTSASVSASTSASTSASVSASTSASTSASVSASTSASTSASVSASTSASTSASVSASTSASTSASVSASTSASTSASVSASTSASTSASVSASTSASTSASVSASTSASTSASVSASTSASTSASVSASESASTSASVSASTSASMSASVSASTSASTSASTSASTSASVSASTSASTSASVSASESASTSASVSASTSASTSASVSASTSASTSASVSASTSASTSASVSASTSASTSASVSASTSASTSASVSASESASTSASVSASTSASTSASVSASTSASTSASVSASTSASTSASVSASTLASTSASVSASTSASTSASVSASTSASTSASVSASTSASTSASVSASTSASTSASVSASTSASTSASVSASTSASTSASVSASTSASTSASVSASTSASTSASVSASTSASTSASVSASTSASTSASVSASTSASTSASVSASTSASTSASVSASTSASTSASVSASTSASISESNSVQASALAMASVSASLSASVSASTSASTSASVSASTSASLSGSESASISDSQSISESMSLSAAVSLSELARVSQSVSESLSTSLSASQSISESLSASARQSELDMISRGRLPQTGETESKASILALGIGALGLAFKRRKKKSDSEE; this is translated from the coding sequence ATGTTTTTTAAGCGTCAAAAAGGTAAGTACCACGAAGTAGAGCGCGTGACTCGTTTTAAGCTGATTAAATCGGGCAAGCATTGGCTGCGTGCTGCGACATCACAGTTCGGCCTTTTTAGATCAATGAGAGGGGGAGGCCTTTCATCGATCGAGCTCAAGGTAACGGAAGAACAAGTTACCGATAAGAAGAGCGGCATAGACTTTTTGAGGGGCATTGTCGCCACGGGGGCTGTGCTGGGCGGAGCTATTGTAACAAACACAATCGTCCATGCGGAAGAAGATCAGGCTCTGGAAAAAGTCATTGACACGACAGACGTTTTAGCGACACGTGGTGAAACAGTTTTAGGAGAAGAAAGCAGTGCTGCTGAGGCAGCGACCGCAACGGCAAGCTCACATACTGAGTCAGAGTCTGTATCAGATACCTCCTCAGCCAGTGCCAGTGCTTCTGTCAGTGCATCCATCTCTGCCAGCATCTCAGCTTCAGAGTCAATGTCACAGTCTAGCTCTGCCTCTGTCAGTGCCAGCACATCTCAGTCAGTCTCAGAATCCTTAAGTGTTTCTGAGTCTCTTTCAGTGTCTTCAAGTACATCTGATTCAGTGAGTGCAAGCACTAGCGCGTCTGCTAGTGCATCAGAGTCAGTCTCAGCTAGTCAGACATCTACCACCTCTACATCAGAGAGTGCTAAATCCGAAAGCGGTCAGCAGTCAACAGAAGCTTCTAGCCAGACAGGGCGGAGAAGAACGCGTCGTGATGTAGCGAATGCTGTTGATACAGAAGCTCCCCAAGTGAAATCTGGGGATTATGTAGTATACCGTGGTGAATCCTTTGAATTTTATGTAGAAACCACTGATAATAGCGGTCAAGTTAATAGAGTTGTCATCCGAAATGTTGAAGGTGGTGCTAATAGTACTTTCCTTTCTCCTAATTGGGTAAAATATTCAACAGAGAATCTTGGTCAGCCTGGTAATGCTACTGTACAAAATCCTCTACTAACTAGAATGTTTGGTGAGGTTCCTACAGATACAGTTATTGGTTTTTATACTCGTTATATAGTTGCGTGGGACCCTTCAGGAAATGCCACTCCAATGGTAGATAATGCTAATCGGAATGGACTCGAAAGATTTATCCTTACTGTTAAAAGTCAAAATGAAAAGTACGATCCTGCTGATCCGTCTATAACTTATGTAAATGACGTTTCTAGATTATCTACAACTGAGAGAAATGCTGTAGCTGCCGCGGTAAGAGCAGCAAATCCTGAGATACCAGCTGCTGCTAGAATTACCGTCTCTCCAGATGGAACGGTTACCATTACTTATCCAGACTCATCTACAGATACTATCCCTGCGAATAGAGTAGTAAAAGATCTTGCATCAAGTCGTTCAGCTTTAACATCAGCTTCGACATCCGCATCGACGAGTGCTTCTGTGTCGGCAAGTACTTCAGCGTCAACGAGTGCGTCAGTATCCGCAAGTACGTCAGCTTCAGCTAGTGCTTCAGTATCTGCAAGTACGTCTGCGTCGACAAGTGCTTCAGTAAGTGCAAGCACCTCAGCTTCAACGAGTGCGTCAGTGTCTGCCAGCACGTCCGCGTCCACAAGTGCGTCAGTAAGCGCAAGTACGTCCGCGTCGACGAGTGCGTCGGTAAGCGCAAGTACCTCCGCGTCTACTAGTGCGTCAGTATCCGCAAGCACGTCCGCCTCAACTAGTGCATCCGTATCAGCCAGCACGTCGGCGTCGACCAGCGCGTCAGTATCTGCAAGCACTTCGGCTTCAACAAGCGCATCCGTAAGTGCAAGTACGTCGGCTTCAACGAGCGCGTCGGTAAGTGCAAGTACGTCCGCGTCGACTAGCGCATCCGTATCAGCCAGCACGTCAGCTTCAACAAGTGCGTCAGTTTCAGCAAGTACGTCTGCATCGACTAGCGCATCCGTATCTGCAAGTACATCGGCTTCAACGAGCGCGTCTGTGTCAGCAAGCACGTCAGCTTCAACGAGTGCGTCAGTATCCGCAAGCACATCTGCCTCAACGAGCGCATCTGTATCAGCCAGCACGTCCGCGTCGACTAGTGCGTCAGTAAGCGCAAGTACCTCAGCCTCAACCAGTGCATCGGTAAGTGCAAGTACGTCTGCCTCAACCAGTGCATCTGTAAGCGCAAGTACGTCTGCATCGACTAGCGCATCCGTATCTGCAAGTACCTCGGCTTCAATGAGTGCATCTGTATCAGCCAGCACGTCAGCGTCGACTAGCGCATCTACAAGTGCAAGTACCTCGGCTTCAACGAGTGCATCGGTAAGTGCAAGTACGTCAGCCTCAACGAGTGCGTCTGTTTCCGCAAGTACGTCCGCATCAACGAGTGCGTCAGTATCCGCAAGCACATCCGCATCGACTAGCGCATCAGTATCCGCAAGTACGTCTGCCTCAACGAGTGCGTCTGTCTCAGCCAGCACGTCAGCGTCGACTAGCGCATCAGTGAGCGCAAGCACGTCCGCATCGACGAGCGCTTCAGTATCAGCCAGCACGTCAGCGTCGACTAGTGCCTCTGTCTCAGCAAGCACGTCCGCCTCAACGAGCGCGTCAGTATCCGCAAGCACGTCCGCCTCAACGAGCGCATCAGTAAGTGCAAGCACCTCAGCTTCAACGAGTGCATCCGTAAGTGCAAGCACCTCAGCATCGACGAGTGCGTCAGTAAGCGCAAGTACATCCGCATCGACGAGTGCATCCGTAAGTGCAAGTACGTCCGCGTCCACCAGCGCATCAGTATCCGCAAGCACGTCCGCGTCTACGAGTGCGTCAGTAAGCGCAAGTACCTCAGCCTCAACCAGTGCATCAGTATCTGCGAGCGAATCCGCCTCAACCAGTGCGTCCGTATCTGCAAGTACGTCCGCGTCCACAAGTGCGTCGGTAAGTGCAAGTACCTCAGCATCGACGAGTGCGTCCGTATCTGCAAGTACGTCGGCATCGACCAGCGCTTCAGTATCCGCAAGTACATCGGCCTCAACGAGTGCATCTGTATCAGCCAGCACGTCTGCGTCCACCAGTGCGTCTGTGTCAGCAAGCACGTCCGCGTCCACAAGTGCGTCAGTAAGTGCAAGCACGTCTGCGTCAACGAGTGCATCAGTAAGTGCAAGCACGTCCGCGTCGACGAGCGCTTCAGTATCAGCCAGCACGTCAGCTTCAACGAGTGCGTCAATATCAGCCAGCACGTCGGCTTCAACGAGTGCATCAGTATCCGCAAGCGAATCCGCCTCAACGAGTGCATCTGTATCAGCCAGCACGTCCGCGTCGACTAGCGCATCAGTATCCGCAAGCACGTCTGCATCGACGAGTGCGTCTGTCTCTGCAAGTACCTCAGCATCGACGAGTGCGTCCGTAAGCGCAAGTACGTCAGCATCAACGAGCGCGTCAGTAAGTGCAAGTACCTCAGCGTCTACTAGTGCGTCTGTGTCAGCAAGCACGTCAGCATCGACGAGTGCGTCGGTAAGTGCAAGTACGTCTGCTTCAACGAGCGCGTCGGTAAGTGCAAGTACGTCCGCGTCCACAAGTGCGTCAGTAAGCGCAAGTACGTCCGCGTCGACGAGTGCGTCGGTAAGCGCAAGTACCTCCGCGTCTACTAGTGCGTCAGTATCCGCAAGCACGTCCGCCTCAACTAGTGCATCCGTAAGTGCAAGTACGTCTGCATCGACGAGTGCGTCAGTTTCTGCAAGTACGTCTGCCTCAACCAGCGCGTCAGTGTCAGCAAGCACGTCCGCTTCCACAAGTGCATCAGTTTCAGCAAGTACGTCGGCTTCAACGAGCGCGTCTGTAAGTGCAAGTACGTCCGCGTCCACAAGTGCATCTGTTTCTGCAAGTACCTCCGCGTCCACCAGCGCGTCAGTATCCGCAAGTACGTCTGCTTCAACGAGTGCGTCCGTAAGTGCAAGCACATCTGCTTCAACGAGCGCGTCCGTAAGTGCAAGTACATCGGCTTCAACGAGCGCGTCAGTATCTGCAAGCACTTCGGCTTCAACAAGCGCATCCGTAAGTGCAAGTACGTCGGCTTCAACGAGCGCGTCGGTAAGTGCAAGTACGTCCGCGTCGACGAGCGCTTCAGTATCAGCCAGCACGTCAGCTTCAACGAGTGCGTCCGTATCTGCCAGCACGTCAGCTTCCACGAGCGCATCGGTAAGTGCAAGTACATCGGCTTCAACGAGCGCGTCGGTAAGTGCAAGTACATCGGCTTCAACGAGCGCGTCAGTATCTGCAAGCACTTCGGCTTCAACAAGCGCATCCGTAAGTGCAAGTACGTCGGCTTCAACGAGCGCGTCGGTAAGTGCAAGTACGTCCGCGTCGACGAGCGCTTCAGTATCAGCCAGCACGTCAGCTTCAACGAGTGCGTCCGTATCTGCCAGCACGTCAGCTTCCACGAGCGCATCGGTAAGTGCAAGTACATCGGCTTCAACGAGCGCGTCGGTAAGTGCAAGTACATCGGCTTCAACGAGTGCATCTGTATCTGCAAGTACGTCTGCATCGACCAGCGCATCCGTAAGTGCAAGTACGTCTGCCTCAACGAGTGCGTCCGTAAGTGCGAGCGAGTCAGCTTCAACGAGTGCCTCTGTCTCAGCAAGCACGTCGGCCTCAACAAGTGCATCCGTAAGTGCAAGCACGTCGGCCTCAACAAGTGCGTCCGTAAGTGCAAGTACGTCTGCTTCAACGAGCGCGTCAGTGTCTGCCAGCACGTCAGCGTCGACGAGTGCATCCGTATCAGCAAGCACGTCCGCCTCAACGAGCGCGTCAGTATCTGCCAGCACATCGGCGTCTACCAGCGCGTCAGTATCTGCCAGCACGTCCGCATCGACGAGTGCCTCAGTATCAGCAAGTACCTCAGCCTCAACGAGTGCCTCTGTATCTGCAAGTACGTCTGCTTCAACGAGTGCATCAGTTTCAGCAAGCACCTCGGCGTCTACTAGTGCGTCAGTGTCAGCCAGCACGTCCGCATCGACGAGTGCCTCAGTATCAGCAAGTACCTCCGCCTCAACGAGTGCGTCTGTAAGCGCAAGTGCGTCGGCCTCAACGAGTGCGTCAGTAAGTGCAAGTACATCTGCCTCAACGAGTGCATCATTAAGTGCAAGTACCTCAGCTTCAACGAGTGCATCTGTCTCAGCAAGTACATCCGCCTCAACGAGTGCGTCAGTAAGTGCAAGTACATCTGCCTCAACGAGTGCATCATTAAGTGCAAGTACATCAGCCTCAACGAGCGCATCCGTAAGTGCAAGTACCTCCGCCTCAACGAGCGCATCCGTAAGTGCAAGTGAATCCGCGTCCACAAGTGCATCAGTATCTGCAAGTACATCCGCCTCAACAAGTGCGTCAGTTTCAGCAAGTATCTCAGCTTCAACGAGTGCGTCAGTAAGCGCAAGTACGTCAGCCTCAACGAGTGCATCAGTTTCCGCAAGTACGTCAGCTTCAACGAGTGCATCAGTAAGTGCAAGTACCTCAGCATCGACGAGTGCCTCTGTATCAGCAAGTACGTCAGCCTCAACCAGCGCGTCCGTAAGTGCAAGCACGTCCGCATCGACGAGTGCGTCTGTGTCAGCAAGTACGTCTGCTTCAACGAGTGCGTCTGTAAGTGCAAGCACCTCAGCATCAACGAGTGCATCCGTAAGCGCCAGCACGTCAGCGTTGACTAGTGCCTCTGTCTCAGCAAGCACGTCTGCATCAACCAGCGCATCTGTAAGTGCAAGTACGTCAGCCTCAACGAGTGCGTCAGTATCCGCAAGCACATCCGCGTCGACGAGTGCGTCAGTGTCTGCCAGCACGTCAGCGTCGACGAGTGCATCCGTATCAGCAAGCACGTCCGCCTCAACGAGCGCGTCAGTATCTGCCAGCACATCGGCGTCTACCAGCGCGTCAGTATCTGCCAGCACGTCCGCTTCAACGAGTGCGTCTGTAAGTGCAAGTACCTCAGCGTCTACAAGTGCGTCAATTTCAGCAAGCACCTCCGCTTCGACGAGTGCATCCGTAAGTGCAAGCACATCAGCATCGACCAGTGCGTCCGTAAGTGCAAGTACCTCAGCTTCCACGAGCGCGTCAGTGTCCGCAAGCACGTCCGCATCCACAAGCGCGTCCGTAAGTGCAAGTACATCCGCCTCAACGAGCGCATCCGTAAGTGCAAGTGAATCCGCGTCCACGAGCGCATCTGTATCTGCAAGTACGTCTGCCTCAACCAGCGCATCTGTATCCGCAAGCACGTCCGCCTCAACAAGTGCATCTGTATCAGCAAGTACGTCCGCCTCAACAAGCGCATCAGTTTCCGCAAGCACTTCAGCGTCGACGAGTGCGTCTGTAAGCGCAAGTACTTCAGCATCGACAAGTGCGTCAGTTTCCGCAAGCACTTCAGCGTCTACGAGTGCGTCAGTGAGTGCAAGTACTTCAGCCTCCACGAGTGCGTCCGTAAGCGCAAGTACCTCAGCATCAACGAGTGCATCAGTAAGTGCAAGTACCTCAGCATCGACGAGTGCCTCTGTATCAGCAAGTACGTCAGCCTCAACCAGCGCGTCCGTAAGTGCAAGCACGTCCGCATCGACGAGTGCGTCTGTGTCAGCAAGTACGTCTGCTTCAACGAGTGCGTCTGTAAGTGCAAGCACCTCAGCATCAACGAGTGCATCCGTAAGTGCCAGCACATCCGCGTCGACTAGTGCATCTGTATCTGCAAGCACGTCGGCCTCAACGAGTGCGTCGGTAAGTGCAAGTGAATCAGCGTCCACAAGTGCATCGGTAAGTGCAAGCGAGTCCGCTTCAACCAGTGCATCAGTAAGTGCAAGTGAATCAGCTTCAACGAGTGCATCCGTATCTGCAAGTACGTCGGCGTCCACGAGCGCATCCGTAAGTGCAAGTACGTCTGCATCGACGAGTGCATCTGTTTCTGCAAGTACGTCAGCATCGACGAGTGCGTCAGTGAGTGCAAGCACCTCAGCGTCCACGAGCGCATCTGTATCTGCAAGTACGTCTGCCTCAACCAGCGCATCTGTATCCGCAAGCACGTCCGCCTCAACGAGTGCGTCAGTAAGTGCAAGTACGTCTGCGTCCACGAGTGCATCTGTTTCTGCAAGTACGTCAGCATCGACGAGTGCGTCAGTGAGTGCAAGCACCTCAGCGTCCACGAGCGCTTCAGTATCTGCAAGTACGTCCGCGTCCACGAGCGCGTCAGTAAGCGCAAGCACCTCGGCTTCAACGAGCGCATCCGTATCTGCAAGCACGTCTGCGTCAACCAGCGCATCTGTAAGTGCAAGTGAATCAGCGTCGACAAGTGCGTCAGTATCTGCAAGTACGTCAGCTTCGATGAGTGCCTCTGTATCCGCCAGCACGTCCGCATCTACAAGTGCAAGTACCTCAGCCTCAACGAGTGCGTCTGTGTCAGCAAGCACGTCCGCGTCGACTAGCGCGTCAGTAAGTGCGAGCGAATCGGCTTCGACAAGTGCGTCAGTAAGTGCAAGCACGTCCGCCTCAACCAGCGCATCAGTAAGTGCCAGCACGTCCGCATCGACGAGTGCCTCAGTATCAGCGAGCACGTCCGCATCGACAAGTGCGTCCGTATCTGCAAGTACATCAGCCTCAACGAGCGCATCCGTAAGTGCAAGTACCTCAGCCTCAACGAGCGCATCCGTAAGTGCAAGTGAATCCGCGTCCACAAGTGCATCAGTATCTGCAAGCACGTCCGCCTCGACGAGTGCATCGGTAAGTGCAAGTACGTCCGCTTCAACCAGTGCCTCTGTATCCGCAAGTACCTCAGCGTCGACGAGTGCGTCAGTATCCGCAAGTACGTTGGCATCAACGAGCGCATCTGTAAGTGCAAGTACCTCAGCATCGACGAGTGCGTCAGTATCTGCAAGTACGTCGGCATCGACCAGCGCGTCAGTATCCGCAAGTACGTCCGCATCGACTAGCGCATCAGTAAGTGCAAGTACCTCAGCATCAACGAGTGCATCAGTAAGTGCAAGTACCTCAGCATCGACGAGTGCCTCTGTATCAGCAAGTACGTCAGCCTCAACCAGCGCGTCCGTAAGTGCAAGCACGTCCGCATCGACGAGTGCGTCTGTGTCAGCAAGTACGTCTGCTTCAACGAGTGCGTCTGTAAGTGCAAGCACCTCAGCATCAACGAGTGCATCCGTAAGTGCCAGCACATCCGCGTCGACTAGTGCATCTGTATCTGCAAGCACGTCGGCCTCAACGAGTGCGTCGGTAAGTGCAAGTACCTCAGCCTCAACGAGCGCATCTGTTTCTGCAAGTACGTCTGCCTCAACGAGTGCGTCTGTAAGCGCAAGTACTTCTGCATCAATCAGCGAATCCAATTCAGTGCAGGCGTCTGCCTTAGCGATGGCAAGTGTATCTGCTTCACTAAGTGCGTCCGTAAGTGCAAGCACATCCGCATCGACGAGTGCATCAGTAAGTGCAAGCACGTCGGCTAGTCTGTCTGGTTCAGAAAGTGCTTCTATCAGTGATTCGCAGTCAATCAGCGAGTCAATGTCACTGTCAGCAGCAGTCAGTCTCAGCGAGCTTGCCCGTGTCAGCCAGTCTGTATCGGAAAGCTTGTCTACTAGCCTGTCAGCTAGTCAGAGCATATCTGAAAGTCTGTCAGCTTCAGCAAGACAGTCTGAGTTGGATATGATTTCCAGAGGTCGTTTGCCTCAGACAGGGGAAACGGAGAGCAAGGCTTCCATCCTGGCTCTGGGCATAGGAGCCTTGGGCTTGGCCTTCAAGCGACGTAAAAAGAAAAGCGACTCCGAGGAGTAG
- a CDS encoding DUF695 domain-containing protein translates to MSFFKNLFGKKQEQEKEKVQEAVLEVPAEDPFPSEWGSFSTYIDDKLASIRLNLALADEAPYPLYAYAMRLKISLLQYDGETGFPSSEEFKELNVIEDRLSEALGQVGGIHVGVITTDGNIEFYYYLQDKKSHLDPIANVMLDFPDRRYDSATLEDEEWDQYFDFLYPNEYEYQTILNQRVWYQLEQDGDDHSQEREIDHWAYFASEEDRDGFLKEVEELGYSLVSAEKIEDADKPYQLHVIRMDTTEIFDLNQNVWTLVEFVKKFNGNYGGWGCNVV, encoded by the coding sequence ATGAGTTTTTTTAAGAATCTTTTTGGTAAAAAGCAGGAGCAGGAGAAAGAAAAGGTGCAAGAGGCAGTGCTGGAGGTTCCTGCTGAGGATCCTTTTCCGAGTGAGTGGGGATCTTTCTCGACCTATATTGATGACAAGCTAGCTAGTATCCGTTTGAATCTAGCCTTGGCTGATGAGGCACCCTATCCTCTCTATGCCTATGCTATGAGGCTCAAGATATCGCTCCTCCAGTATGATGGGGAGACGGGTTTTCCATCTAGTGAAGAGTTTAAGGAGCTGAATGTGATTGAGGATCGGCTTTCTGAGGCTTTGGGCCAGGTCGGTGGTATTCATGTTGGTGTGATTACCACAGATGGAAATATTGAGTTTTACTACTATCTGCAAGATAAGAAAAGCCATCTGGATCCGATTGCAAACGTGATGCTCGACTTTCCAGACCGCCGCTATGACTCGGCGACCTTGGAAGATGAGGAGTGGGATCAGTACTTTGACTTTCTCTATCCTAATGAATACGAGTATCAGACCATTCTCAACCAGCGGGTCTGGTACCAGCTGGAGCAAGACGGCGATGACCATAGTCAGGAGCGCGAGATTGACCATTGGGCCTATTTTGCGTCTGAGGAAGACCGAGATGGTTTTCTAAAGGAAGTCGAAGAGTTGGGCTATAGCCTCGTATCTGCTGAAAAGATAGAAGATGCGGACAAACCTTATCAGCTGCATGTGATTCGTATGGATACGACGGAAATCTTTGATTTGAACCAGAATGTTTGGACTTTGGTCGAATTTGTGAAAAAATTTAACGGAAACTATGGCGGTTGGGGCTGTAATGTGGTATAA